A genome region from Microbacterium profundi includes the following:
- a CDS encoding Pls/PosA family non-ribosomal peptide synthetase, whose translation MQEYLDHSGDATASRTLIDILRASAEQHPQASALEDADGALSYAELLALVWQTAARLRENGVDKGDRVGVRMPSGDRELYIAILGIMAAGAAYVPVDADDPQERADLVFGEAGVAGVITGAGVYEPRASAASETTRALFDGDAPHPSSSAISTAPMPTVDDDAWIIFTSGSTGVPKGVAVTHRSAAAFVDAEARLFLQDAPLGPGDRVLAGLSVAFDASCEEMWLAWRYGACLVPAPRALVRSGEDLGPWLLGHGITVVSTVPTLAALWPQDAIENVRLLIFGGEACPPELVARLVSEGREVWNTYGPTEATVVACAALLDGEGPVRIGLPLDGWSLAVVDADGNRVADGEVGELIIGGVGLARYLDPAKDAEKYAPMPSLGWERAYRSGDLVRADPAGLLFQGRADDQVKVGGRRIELGEVESALQALSAVSAATVVVQRSEGGVPLLVGYVVPAEGFDRQTARAELAETLPAPLIPLLAVMDDLPVRTSGKVDKAALPWPLEDTTGSDSSLSGTAAWLAEQWLAVLGIRPADEKADFFQLGGGSLAAAQLVSRIRVRAPEFTMADVYDLPKLRQMADAVEEEASDEDEVAATFSTAHPTPRIMQWVQSVAGVPLFILTGIRWTLWLLTGSWLLQLVPGFEFLPDAPWWVIVFGLLIFVIPFGRMAVSAGLSRLLLAGVRPGDYPRGGGVHLRLWLAEQIAHQIDPVGLAGAPWVTYYARALGAKIGPNVDLHALPPVTGMLVVAEGAAIEPEVDLSGYWIDGDTVRIGGIRIGAGATIGARSTLAPGTKIGRDAEIAPGSAVFGRVRAGQRWAGSPAVRVGGTSSPLAPERPLAPRRWLWVYGLSSAGLALLPFIAYGVGVLVIAQAIRGSESLLAALPVVAAWLVPATLAAGLTLAALVVLLTRLLSIGLNEGIHAVRSRVAWQAWSTERLLDSARTILFPIYSSLFTPIWLRMLGAKVGREVEASTVLLIPSMTTIDDGAFLADDTMVAAYELKGGWMRIDRARIGKRAFLGNSGMAGPGHRVPRDGLVAVLSVAPEKSKPGSSWLGSPAMRLRRVVNDADLERTYRPRGALRVARALWELCRIVPVVVSCALGVAVLFALAAMIGTWGLVATVVLSGAAIMLAGLLAALISTIAKWVIVGRIRPGEHPLWSSFVWRTEVSDTFTEMLAAPWFANAAAGTPILAMWLRSLGAKVGRGVWTDSYWLPEPDLVTLGDGATVNRGCVVQTHLFHDRVMSTDTVTLEAGATLGPHSVILPAASIGADATVGPASLVMRGETVPVGSRWSGNPIGPWRAVKVRAYQAADL comes from the coding sequence CTCGACCACTCCGGCGACGCGACCGCCTCGCGTACGTTGATCGACATCCTCCGAGCATCCGCCGAGCAGCATCCGCAGGCATCGGCACTGGAAGACGCCGACGGCGCCCTGAGCTACGCCGAATTGCTGGCGCTCGTCTGGCAGACCGCCGCACGCCTTCGCGAGAACGGCGTGGACAAGGGCGACCGGGTCGGCGTGCGAATGCCGTCTGGCGACCGCGAGCTCTACATCGCGATCCTCGGGATCATGGCCGCCGGTGCCGCCTACGTGCCCGTCGACGCCGACGACCCTCAGGAGCGGGCGGACCTCGTCTTCGGAGAGGCCGGCGTCGCCGGCGTGATCACCGGAGCAGGAGTCTACGAACCGCGGGCGTCCGCGGCATCTGAGACGACGAGAGCTCTCTTCGACGGCGACGCGCCTCACCCGAGCTCGAGCGCGATCAGCACCGCGCCCATGCCCACGGTCGACGACGACGCCTGGATCATCTTCACGTCCGGCTCGACCGGTGTGCCCAAGGGCGTCGCCGTCACGCATCGCTCCGCGGCGGCCTTCGTCGACGCAGAGGCGCGCCTCTTCCTGCAGGATGCACCGCTCGGTCCGGGTGACCGGGTGCTCGCGGGCCTCTCCGTCGCGTTCGACGCGTCGTGCGAGGAGATGTGGCTCGCGTGGCGCTACGGTGCCTGTCTCGTCCCCGCGCCCCGCGCGCTCGTCCGTTCGGGAGAAGACCTCGGGCCTTGGCTCCTCGGCCACGGGATCACCGTGGTCTCCACTGTTCCGACGCTGGCCGCACTGTGGCCTCAGGACGCCATCGAGAACGTCCGCCTCCTGATCTTCGGGGGAGAGGCCTGCCCGCCCGAACTCGTCGCTCGCCTCGTCTCCGAGGGCCGCGAGGTGTGGAACACCTATGGTCCGACCGAGGCGACGGTCGTGGCATGCGCTGCACTGCTCGACGGCGAAGGTCCCGTGCGCATCGGACTGCCGCTGGACGGATGGAGCCTCGCCGTCGTGGATGCGGACGGCAACCGCGTCGCAGACGGCGAGGTCGGCGAGCTGATCATCGGAGGTGTCGGTCTCGCCCGATACCTCGACCCCGCCAAGGACGCCGAGAAGTACGCGCCTATGCCGTCGCTCGGCTGGGAGCGCGCCTATCGGTCGGGCGACCTCGTGCGCGCCGATCCCGCAGGTCTGCTGTTCCAGGGCCGTGCCGACGACCAGGTGAAGGTCGGCGGACGCCGCATCGAACTCGGCGAGGTCGAATCGGCTCTGCAGGCGCTGTCTGCCGTCTCCGCCGCCACCGTGGTCGTGCAGCGCTCGGAAGGCGGCGTGCCGCTGCTCGTCGGCTACGTCGTCCCCGCCGAGGGCTTCGACCGTCAGACCGCCCGCGCCGAGCTCGCCGAGACGCTGCCGGCGCCGCTGATCCCGCTGCTCGCAGTGATGGATGACCTCCCGGTGCGCACGTCAGGCAAGGTCGACAAGGCCGCGCTGCCCTGGCCGCTCGAAGACACAACCGGCTCGGACTCCTCGCTGTCGGGCACCGCGGCGTGGCTCGCCGAGCAGTGGCTGGCCGTGCTCGGCATCCGGCCCGCCGACGAGAAGGCCGATTTCTTCCAGCTCGGCGGCGGATCACTCGCGGCCGCGCAGCTCGTCTCCCGCATCCGTGTCCGCGCACCCGAGTTCACCATGGCTGACGTCTACGATCTGCCGAAGCTCCGGCAGATGGCGGATGCCGTCGAAGAGGAGGCCTCCGACGAGGACGAGGTCGCCGCGACCTTCAGCACGGCGCATCCCACGCCGAGGATCATGCAGTGGGTGCAGAGCGTCGCGGGTGTGCCGCTGTTCATCCTCACCGGCATCCGCTGGACGCTGTGGCTGCTCACCGGCAGCTGGCTCCTGCAGCTCGTGCCGGGATTCGAGTTCCTGCCGGACGCCCCATGGTGGGTCATCGTCTTCGGTCTGCTGATCTTCGTGATCCCGTTCGGACGGATGGCGGTGTCGGCGGGCCTGTCCAGACTGCTGCTCGCGGGAGTGCGACCGGGCGACTACCCGCGTGGTGGAGGGGTGCATCTGCGCCTCTGGCTGGCCGAGCAGATCGCCCACCAGATCGATCCGGTGGGCCTTGCCGGAGCGCCGTGGGTCACCTACTACGCACGCGCTCTCGGTGCCAAGATCGGACCGAACGTCGATCTGCACGCGCTGCCGCCGGTGACGGGCATGCTCGTCGTCGCCGAGGGCGCGGCGATCGAGCCCGAGGTCGATCTCTCCGGGTACTGGATCGACGGCGACACCGTGCGCATCGGCGGCATCCGCATCGGTGCCGGTGCCACGATCGGCGCGCGGAGCACCCTTGCCCCCGGTACGAAGATCGGCCGCGATGCCGAGATCGCCCCTGGTTCGGCGGTGTTCGGCCGCGTCAGGGCCGGCCAGCGATGGGCGGGCTCTCCCGCGGTGCGCGTGGGGGGAACATCCAGCCCGCTGGCGCCGGAGCGTCCGCTCGCTCCGCGCAGATGGCTCTGGGTCTACGGCCTTTCCTCCGCGGGACTCGCCCTGCTTCCCTTCATCGCCTACGGCGTCGGCGTGCTCGTGATCGCACAGGCGATCCGGGGATCCGAATCCCTTCTCGCCGCCCTCCCTGTCGTCGCCGCATGGCTGGTTCCTGCGACGCTCGCAGCCGGTCTCACTCTTGCCGCGCTGGTGGTGCTGCTCACCCGGCTGCTGTCGATCGGTCTGAACGAGGGCATCCACGCCGTCCGCAGCCGCGTCGCATGGCAGGCCTGGTCGACCGAGAGGCTCCTCGACTCCGCCCGCACGATCCTGTTCCCGATCTACTCGAGCCTGTTCACGCCGATCTGGCTGAGGATGCTGGGCGCCAAGGTCGGCCGCGAGGTCGAGGCGTCCACGGTGCTGCTGATCCCGTCCATGACGACCATCGACGACGGCGCGTTCCTCGCCGACGACACGATGGTCGCGGCTTACGAGCTCAAGGGCGGATGGATGCGCATCGATCGTGCGCGCATCGGCAAGCGCGCCTTCCTGGGCAACTCCGGCATGGCCGGTCCCGGTCACCGGGTGCCGCGCGACGGTCTGGTCGCGGTGCTCTCGGTGGCGCCCGAGAAATCCAAGCCGGGATCATCGTGGCTCGGGTCGCCGGCGATGAGGCTGCGCCGCGTGGTCAACGACGCCGACCTCGAGCGCACGTACCGGCCGCGCGGCGCACTTCGCGTCGCCCGCGCCCTGTGGGAGCTGTGCCGCATCGTTCCCGTGGTCGTCAGCTGCGCTCTCGGCGTCGCCGTCCTGTTCGCGCTCGCCGCGATGATCGGGACATGGGGGCTGGTGGCGACCGTGGTGCTCTCCGGCGCCGCCATCATGCTCGCGGGCCTGCTCGCGGCGTTGATCAGCACGATCGCGAAGTGGGTCATCGTCGGGCGCATCCGTCCCGGCGAGCACCCGCTCTGGTCGAGTTTCGTCTGGCGCACCGAGGTCTCCGACACCTTCACGGAAATGCTCGCCGCACCCTGGTTCGCGAATGCGGCAGCGGGCACGCCGATCCTCGCGATGTGGCTGCGTTCACTCGGTGCCAAGGTCGGCCGCGGCGTCTGGACCGACAGCTACTGGCTTCCGGAGCCCGACCTCGTCACACTCGGCGACGGGGCGACCGTGAACCGGGGATGTGTGGTTCAGACGCATCTGTTCCATGATCGAGTGATGAGCACCGACACAGTGACACTCGAAGCGGGTGCGACCCTCGGACCGCACAGCGTGATCCTGCCGGCCGCCTCGATCGGCGCCGACGCGACCGTCGGACCCGCGTCCCTGGTGATGCGCGGTGAGACGGTTCCGGTCGGCAGCCGCTGGAGCGGGAACCCGATCGGACCGTGGCGAGCGGTCAAGGTCCGCGCGTACCAGGCTGCCGACCTGTGA
- a CDS encoding M1 family metallopeptidase, translated as MSGDPYVAQSGDANISVDHYELELDYKVTTNRLSGTAVVRGHVRAATSALSFDLVGLRASRVRLGSGKSVPFRQSDRKLRVSLGTPLAAGDAFAVTIAYAGAPRPRRSRWGTIGWEELEDGVIIASQPTGAPTWFPCNDLPSDKATYRLTFTTDSAYTVVAGGTTSRSTRGGRTTWIFDRDIPTATYLATVQIGRYVATPLEFAGVVGELHYPRALESRVLADFADLPEMMRVFEETFGGYPLPDYRVVVTEDELEIPLEAQGVGIFGANHADGEGGSERLVAHELAHQWFGNSVGLAQWRDIWLNEGFACYAEWIWSERSGGASTHDEAVAHHRRLASLDQDIILGEPGPDLMFDDRIYKRGALTLHAVRLTVGDESFFRLLRTWAERFRWTTATTGDFIALAEEITGAPLAELFHAWLDAAPLPALPRSQQRRPRR; from the coding sequence GTGAGCGGCGACCCGTACGTCGCGCAGAGCGGCGACGCGAACATCAGCGTCGACCACTACGAGCTCGAGCTCGACTACAAGGTGACGACCAACCGCCTCAGCGGCACAGCGGTCGTGCGCGGGCACGTCCGCGCCGCGACCAGCGCGCTGTCCTTCGATCTCGTCGGGTTGCGCGCCTCTCGTGTGCGGCTCGGTTCCGGCAAGTCTGTGCCGTTCCGCCAGAGCGATCGGAAGCTCCGGGTCTCCCTCGGCACTCCGCTCGCCGCCGGAGACGCATTCGCGGTGACCATCGCCTATGCGGGTGCTCCGCGACCGCGCCGGTCCCGGTGGGGGACGATCGGCTGGGAAGAGCTGGAGGACGGCGTGATCATCGCCTCGCAGCCGACGGGGGCGCCGACCTGGTTCCCGTGCAACGATCTCCCGTCCGACAAGGCGACCTACCGGCTGACGTTCACCACCGATTCCGCGTACACGGTGGTTGCGGGCGGTACCACCTCGCGCTCGACCCGCGGCGGCAGGACGACGTGGATCTTCGATCGCGACATCCCCACGGCCACATATCTGGCGACCGTGCAGATCGGCCGATACGTCGCCACGCCGCTCGAATTCGCGGGTGTCGTGGGGGAACTCCATTACCCGCGGGCGCTGGAGAGCCGGGTCCTGGCGGATTTCGCCGACCTGCCGGAGATGATGAGGGTGTTCGAGGAGACGTTCGGCGGCTATCCGCTCCCCGACTACCGTGTCGTCGTCACCGAGGACGAACTGGAGATCCCGCTCGAAGCACAGGGTGTCGGCATCTTCGGGGCGAACCACGCCGACGGCGAAGGCGGTTCGGAGCGACTGGTCGCCCACGAGCTCGCGCACCAGTGGTTCGGCAACAGCGTCGGCCTCGCGCAGTGGCGCGACATCTGGCTGAACGAGGGGTTCGCCTGCTACGCGGAGTGGATCTGGTCCGAGCGTTCCGGCGGTGCCAGCACGCACGACGAGGCCGTGGCGCATCACCGGCGCCTCGCGAGCCTCGACCAGGACATCATCCTCGGCGAGCCCGGTCCCGATCTGATGTTCGACGACCGGATCTACAAGCGCGGCGCGCTCACCCTCCACGCCGTGCGGCTGACCGTCGGAGACGAGTCGTTCTTCCGGTTGCTGCGCACGTGGGCCGAGCGCTTCCGCTGGACGACCGCGACGACGGGCGACTTCATCGCGCTTGCGGAGGAGATCACCGGGGCGCCGCTCGCGGAGCTGTTCCATGCGTGGTTGGATGCCGCACCGCTTCCGGCGCTGCCTCGCTCGCAGCAGCGACGACCGCGACGCTGA
- a CDS encoding 4'-phosphopantetheinyl transferase family protein: MKIEETALGPVRIAWTSAVDDADLLGAVRVLGPSQRIRHDSMDAVRARRFATGRRLLSALVHGPSAGAVRIESVCDRCGGDHGRPRIEGAPFAVSLSYAGDMVVAAAVGLDAASAVGIDIERRTSDVDSPMRELTHLFAPHEPPGLREWTEIEAAVKADGRGLRVPPADVAFGERSPMLPGGRVVHVPGRLERMEVAPAPGPPDHIVSVAVVAAASEAAPEAVRHPTTHGTAPRAAPR, translated from the coding sequence GTGAAGATCGAGGAGACCGCTCTGGGTCCGGTGCGGATCGCCTGGACCTCCGCGGTGGACGACGCCGACCTTCTCGGCGCCGTGCGTGTGCTGGGGCCGTCGCAGAGGATCCGCCACGACAGCATGGATGCCGTGCGGGCGCGCCGATTCGCCACCGGACGACGACTCCTCTCCGCGCTCGTGCACGGGCCGTCGGCCGGGGCCGTTCGAATCGAGAGCGTGTGCGACCGATGCGGAGGCGACCATGGCCGCCCCCGCATCGAGGGAGCGCCGTTCGCCGTGAGCCTCAGCTACGCCGGCGACATGGTCGTCGCCGCCGCCGTGGGTCTGGATGCGGCATCGGCCGTCGGCATCGACATCGAGCGCCGCACGTCGGATGTCGACTCGCCGATGCGCGAACTCACGCACCTGTTCGCACCGCACGAGCCGCCAGGGCTGCGCGAGTGGACCGAGATCGAGGCCGCCGTCAAGGCAGATGGGCGGGGGCTGCGCGTACCGCCTGCGGACGTCGCATTCGGCGAGCGCTCCCCGATGCTCCCTGGCGGTCGGGTCGTCCACGTTCCCGGTCGGCTCGAGCGCATGGAGGTCGCTCCTGCGCCGGGCCCTCCGGATCACATCGTCAGCGTCGCGGTCGTCGCTGCTGCGAGCGAGGCAGCGCCGGAAGCGGTGCGGCATCCAACCACGCATGGAACAGCTCCGCGAGCGGCGCCCCGGTGA
- a CDS encoding PLD nuclease N-terminal domain-containing protein: MARLLIVGGFLALVFWVFSIVDCAVQPATRHRGASKAAWIAIVVLIPVLGGILWFALGRRRRRDQESIHQTAPDDDPEFLRSLGKTEQDERIRRLEEELARLDDETDPPAAEPRS; the protein is encoded by the coding sequence GTGGCGAGACTATTGATCGTCGGGGGTTTTCTGGCCCTCGTCTTCTGGGTGTTCAGCATCGTCGATTGCGCAGTGCAGCCGGCGACGCGGCACCGTGGCGCGTCGAAGGCCGCCTGGATCGCCATCGTGGTGCTCATCCCCGTGCTCGGCGGAATCCTCTGGTTCGCCCTCGGGCGTCGGCGCCGCCGCGACCAGGAGAGCATTCACCAGACCGCGCCGGACGATGACCCGGAGTTCCTGCGCAGCCTCGGCAAGACAGAGCAGGACGAGCGCATCCGCCGCCTCGAAGAGGAACTCGCCCGCCTGGACGACGAGACAGACCCTCCGGCGGCTGAGCCGCGATCGTGA
- the menD gene encoding 2-succinyl-5-enolpyruvyl-6-hydroxy-3-cyclohexene-1-carboxylic-acid synthase has translation MTASPASDAAASLLAELIAHGVRDIVISPGSRSQALALAATRLAGQGAVRVHVRIDERVAGFTALGLSRETRVPAAVICTSGTATANLLPAAMEAFHSGVPLLLLTADRPPELRGVGANQATIQPGLFDPFVRLSLDAPVPGDGTWDGLAERAVIAAMGADAVPTALPGVAGPVHLNLPSREPLSAAAVGEAAVAPGPAPTATPGEPFVLTRGLRTVVIAGADAGAEAEEIAHAGTWPLIAEIVSGARYGRYIVHGYREMLRDDVLGGRIQRAVVLGHPTLSREVTALLRRDDVQVVAVRSGGEALDLNGRTVSAASVSVAPGEADRSWMGAWMEASAASVVDLSEAAPDQEGLASTDFAERRNAVRAELEAVRRPLDRELLVDAVWRATWPHDRLMFGSSRLVRVADAVLGGKKVPVHANRGLAGIDGTISTAMGIALASQAEGAAGVTRVLLGDLAFLHDVGALLMPPDETGLRIQVIVGNDGGGTIFDALEVASSAPREDLDRAFYTPHTVQLEQLALAYGWTYQRITTRAALNQALTAPVGGRQLIEVPLPR, from the coding sequence GTGACGGCGTCGCCGGCGTCGGATGCCGCGGCATCCCTTCTGGCTGAACTCATCGCGCACGGGGTGCGAGACATCGTCATCTCGCCAGGGTCGCGTTCCCAGGCGCTCGCTCTCGCCGCCACCCGCCTGGCCGGTCAGGGCGCGGTGCGCGTGCATGTGCGCATCGATGAGCGGGTCGCCGGATTCACCGCGCTGGGTCTCTCTCGCGAGACGCGGGTTCCGGCCGCGGTCATCTGCACGTCGGGAACGGCGACGGCGAACCTGCTTCCCGCCGCCATGGAGGCCTTCCACTCCGGCGTGCCGCTGCTGCTGCTCACCGCGGACCGCCCTCCGGAACTGCGCGGCGTCGGCGCGAATCAGGCGACGATCCAGCCGGGACTGTTCGACCCGTTCGTGAGACTCTCACTCGATGCCCCTGTACCCGGCGACGGCACGTGGGACGGCCTCGCCGAGCGCGCGGTCATCGCGGCGATGGGAGCGGATGCCGTCCCCACGGCCCTGCCGGGAGTCGCCGGTCCCGTGCACCTGAACCTCCCGTCGCGTGAGCCGCTGTCCGCCGCAGCGGTGGGGGAAGCCGCGGTCGCTCCCGGTCCGGCTCCGACGGCGACGCCGGGGGAGCCGTTCGTTCTCACCCGCGGCCTCCGCACCGTCGTGATCGCGGGCGCGGATGCCGGAGCTGAGGCCGAGGAGATCGCCCACGCCGGCACGTGGCCGCTGATCGCCGAGATCGTCAGCGGAGCGCGATACGGCCGCTACATCGTGCACGGCTACCGCGAGATGCTCCGCGACGACGTCCTCGGCGGTCGGATCCAGCGCGCCGTGGTGCTCGGCCATCCCACCCTCAGCCGCGAGGTCACCGCGCTGCTGCGCCGCGACGACGTCCAGGTCGTCGCAGTGCGCTCGGGCGGCGAGGCGCTCGATCTCAACGGACGAACGGTGTCCGCGGCATCCGTCTCCGTCGCCCCCGGCGAGGCTGATCGTTCCTGGATGGGGGCGTGGATGGAGGCATCCGCGGCATCCGTCGTCGACCTCAGCGAAGCCGCGCCGGATCAGGAGGGACTCGCATCGACCGACTTCGCCGAACGCCGAAACGCGGTGCGCGCCGAACTCGAGGCGGTGCGGCGTCCACTCGATCGCGAACTGCTCGTCGACGCCGTGTGGCGCGCGACGTGGCCGCACGATCGCCTGATGTTCGGATCCTCGCGGTTGGTGCGCGTCGCAGACGCGGTGCTCGGCGGTAAGAAGGTGCCGGTGCACGCCAATCGCGGCCTGGCCGGCATCGACGGCACGATCTCCACCGCCATGGGAATCGCTCTGGCCAGTCAAGCCGAAGGCGCAGCCGGTGTGACGAGGGTGCTGCTGGGTGACCTTGCATTCCTGCACGACGTCGGTGCGCTGCTCATGCCGCCCGACGAGACGGGGCTGCGCATCCAGGTCATCGTCGGCAACGACGGCGGTGGCACGATCTTCGATGCGCTCGAGGTCGCGTCATCCGCACCGCGCGAAGACCTCGACCGCGCCTTCTACACTCCGCACACCGTGCAGCTTGAGCAGCTCGCGCTCGCATACGGCTGGACCTATCAGCGGATCACGACGCGCGCCGCGCTCAACCAGGCACTCACGGCACCCGTCGGGGGCCGACAGCTCATCGAGGTGCCGCTGCCGCGCTGA
- a CDS encoding polyphosphate kinase 2 family protein, producing MSTRGWSGDASEILRVGEGFRLADVDPDSHPGYDGDKKSGTADLAAGIESLGELQERLYAESRAGTTTDSVLLVLQAMDSAGKGGIVRHVVGGVDPQGIALTAFKAPTDEELSHDFLWRVEQRLPEPGFIGVFDRSHYEDVLIGKVRELASADEIERRFGAINDFESRVAASGTRIVKVMLHISSEEQKERLMERLERPDKYWKYNPGDVDERLRWPDYMAAYQTVFDRTSTEVAPWHVVPANSKWYARLAVQELLLAALEDIDPQWPTADFDIEAEKKRLAAS from the coding sequence ATGAGCACACGAGGCTGGTCAGGCGACGCATCCGAGATCCTGCGAGTGGGCGAAGGATTCCGCCTGGCAGACGTCGACCCTGACAGCCATCCCGGCTATGACGGCGACAAGAAGAGCGGCACGGCAGACCTCGCCGCCGGCATCGAGTCGCTGGGAGAGCTGCAGGAACGGCTGTACGCGGAGAGCCGCGCGGGCACCACGACCGACTCGGTGCTGCTGGTGCTGCAGGCGATGGACTCCGCAGGCAAGGGCGGGATCGTCAGGCACGTGGTCGGCGGCGTCGATCCGCAGGGGATCGCGCTCACGGCGTTCAAGGCGCCGACCGACGAAGAGCTGTCGCACGACTTCCTGTGGCGCGTCGAGCAGCGTCTGCCGGAGCCGGGCTTCATCGGGGTCTTCGACCGGTCGCACTACGAGGACGTGCTGATCGGAAAGGTGCGCGAGCTCGCATCAGCGGACGAGATCGAACGCCGATTCGGTGCGATCAATGATTTCGAGTCCAGGGTCGCGGCATCCGGTACCCGCATCGTCAAGGTGATGCTGCACATCTCGTCGGAGGAGCAGAAGGAGCGCCTGATGGAGCGCCTCGAGCGCCCGGACAAATACTGGAAGTACAACCCGGGCGACGTCGACGAGCGCCTCCGCTGGCCCGACTACATGGCGGCCTATCAGACGGTGTTCGATCGCACGTCGACCGAGGTCGCTCCGTGGCACGTCGTGCCGGCGAACAGCAAGTGGTATGCCCGGTTGGCTGTGCAGGAACTGCTGCTGGCCGCGCTGGAGGACATCGACCCGCAATGGCCGACCGCCGACTTCGACATCGAGGCGGAGAAGAAGCGCCTCGCGGCAAGCTGA
- a CDS encoding isochorismate synthase: MSRSLVVQTREIDPVEDLLAYAHPSAPLAWLRRGDGIVAAGDAMPTFIRIPAGTASMRSAMMADAWRDLAAAAEIDDPMSLPGTGLVGFGALTFDEDSASESVLIVPSVILGKRKGRGWITRIAPAGDDLPQDRPDATLERRPYGPHWAGTLGPGQQTPNGYQASIRAALGLIGAGEISKVVLARDLAGTVPGGSDLRRLVRELSAGYPDTWTFAVDGLIGASPETLVTVQGGTVTARVLAGTIGRGADADEDNAVSASLSSSVKDIDEHEYAVQSVLVSLRPHTRALASSEQPFLLKLPNLFHLATDVEGELSDGASALDLVGALHPTAAVAGTPTKAAIAAIRELEPFDRGRYAGPVGWVDGNGNGEWAIALRCAQFEVGSLRGTDEGETLGVTAYAGAGIVAASDPETELLETRVKFRPLVDALA; the protein is encoded by the coding sequence GTGAGCAGAAGCCTGGTCGTGCAGACCCGTGAGATCGATCCGGTGGAAGACCTTCTGGCGTATGCCCACCCCTCTGCTCCCCTGGCCTGGCTCCGTCGCGGCGACGGCATCGTCGCCGCCGGCGACGCGATGCCGACCTTCATCCGCATCCCGGCGGGAACGGCATCCATGCGTTCGGCGATGATGGCCGACGCCTGGCGCGATCTGGCTGCCGCGGCGGAGATCGACGACCCGATGAGCCTCCCCGGTACCGGGCTGGTCGGCTTCGGTGCGCTGACCTTCGATGAGGACTCCGCCTCCGAAAGCGTCCTCATCGTCCCCTCCGTCATCCTCGGCAAGCGCAAGGGCCGAGGATGGATCACGCGCATCGCGCCCGCGGGCGACGATCTGCCGCAGGATCGGCCGGATGCCACGCTCGAGCGTCGTCCCTACGGACCGCACTGGGCGGGCACTCTCGGCCCCGGGCAGCAGACTCCGAACGGCTATCAGGCGTCCATCCGCGCCGCGCTCGGCCTGATCGGCGCTGGCGAGATCAGCAAGGTCGTGCTCGCGCGCGATCTCGCGGGGACGGTGCCAGGCGGCAGCGACCTGCGCCGGCTCGTGAGAGAGCTGTCGGCGGGGTACCCCGACACGTGGACGTTCGCCGTCGACGGTCTGATCGGCGCGAGCCCCGAGACTCTCGTCACCGTGCAAGGTGGCACGGTGACCGCGCGCGTCTTGGCCGGGACGATCGGCCGTGGAGCGGATGCCGACGAGGACAATGCCGTGTCCGCATCGCTGTCGTCCAGCGTGAAAGACATCGACGAGCACGAGTACGCGGTGCAGAGCGTGCTGGTCTCGCTGCGCCCGCACACGAGGGCGCTGGCGTCGAGCGAGCAGCCGTTCCTGCTGAAGCTGCCGAACCTCTTCCATCTCGCCACCGATGTGGAGGGCGAGCTGTCCGACGGCGCATCCGCACTCGACCTGGTCGGGGCGCTGCACCCGACAGCCGCTGTCGCCGGCACCCCGACGAAGGCTGCGATCGCCGCGATCCGCGAACTCGAGCCCTTCGACCGCGGTCGCTACGCGGGCCCTGTGGGCTGGGTCGACGGCAACGGCAACGGCGAGTGGGCGATCGCGCTGCGCTGCGCGCAGTTCGAAGTCGGATCCCTGCGCGGTACGGACGAGGGCGAGACTCTCGGCGTCACGGCCTACGCTGGTGCGGGCATCGTGGCCGCGAGCGACCCCGAGACGGAGCTGCTCGAGACCAGGGTGAAGTTCCGGCCCTTGGTCGACGCCCTGGCCTGA